A genomic stretch from Echeneis naucrates chromosome 6, fEcheNa1.1, whole genome shotgun sequence includes:
- the LOC115044859 gene encoding CTP synthase 1-like isoform X1 yields MRYILVTGGVISGIGKGIIASSVGTILKSCGLRVTAIKIDPYINIDAGTFSPYEHGEVFVLDDGGEVDLDLGNYERFLDIRLTKDNNLTTGKIYQSVINKERRGDYLGKTVQVVPHITDAIQEWVMKQAKVSVDDDGAEPQVCVIELGGTVGDIESMPFIEAFRQFQFKVKRENFCNIHVSLIPMPNTTGEQKTKPTQNSVRELRGLGLSPDLIMCRCATALETAVKEKISMFCHVEPTQVVCVHDVSSVYKVPLILENQGVVNYFCQRLNLPVDMRHRKMHTKWKEMADRADRFLEHVSIALVGKYTKLSDSYTSVIKALQHSALAINHKLEVKYIDSADLEPATLKDEPVKYHEAWQKLCSSNGVLVPGGFGVRGTEGKILAINWARRQGKPFLGVCLGMQLAVCEFARNVLGWEDASSTEFYPKSKHPVVIDMPEHNPGQMGGTMRLGKRRTIFKTDDSVMKKLYGGFEYIEERHRHRFEVNPELKHHFEAKGLKFVGQDEEGERMEIIELEGHTYFVGVQYHPEFTSRPIKPSPPYFGLLLAAVGKLQSYLAKGCHLSPRDTYSDCSDSSSPETDILELNFPSL; encoded by the exons ATGAGGTACATACTTGTTACGGGTGGTGTCATATCTGGCATTGGCAAGGGCATCATTGCCAGCAGCGTAGGAACCATCCTCAAGTCCTGTGGCCTTCGTGTCACTGCCATCAAAATCGATCCCTATATCAACATTGACGCTGGCACTTTCTCACCTTATGAACACG GTGAAGTATTTGTTCTTGACGATGGTGGGGAGGTGGATCTGGACTTGGGGAACTATGAGCGTTTCCTGGATATCCGTCTTACCAAAGACAACAATTTAACTACTGGAAAGATCTACCAGTCTGTAATCaacaaggagaggaggggagactACCTGGGCAAGACTGTACAAG TGGTACCCCACATCACAGATGCCATTCAGGAATGGGTAATGAAGCAGGCCAAAGTTTCAGTGGATGATGATGGTGCGGAGCCTCAAGTCTGTGTGATAGAG CTGGGAGGCACAGTGGGGGACATTGAAAGCATGCCCTTCATTGAGGCCTTCAGACAGTTCCAGTTCAAGGTGAAGAGGGAGAATTTCTGCAACATCCATGTCAGCTTGATACCAATG CCCAACACAACAGGAGAgcaaaaaaccaaaccaacccAAAATAGTGTCCGCGAGCTCAGAGGGTTGGGCTTGTCGCCGGATTTG ATTATGTGCCGCTGTGCAACAGCCCTCGAGACAGCTGTCAAGGAGAAGATCTCCATGTTTTGTCATGTGGAGCCCACACAG GTGGTCTGTGTCCACGATGTTTCTTCAGTATATAAAGTCCCTCTCATACTGGAGAACCAGGGTGTTGTGAACTACTTCTGTCAGCGGCTGAACCTGCCTGTCGATATGAGGCacagaaaaatgcacacaaagtgGAAGGAGATGGCTGATAG AGCCGACCGCTTCCTGGAGCACGTTTCAATCGCCTTGGTTGGGAAGTACACCAAGCTATCTGACTCCTACACATCCGTTATTAAGGCCCTTCAGCACTCAGCCCTTGCTATTAATCACAAACTGGAGGTCAAG tACATCGACTCTGCAGACCTGGAGCCAGCCACTCTCAAAGATGAGCCAGTGAAATATCATGAAGCCTGGCAAAAGCTCTGCAGTTCTAA TGGTGTGTTGGTACCAGGAGGTTTTGGTgtgagagggacagagggaaaGATACTGGCTATTAACTGGGCAAGGAGACAGGGCAAGCCCTTCCTGG GGGTATGTTTGGGCATGCAGCTGGCAGTGTGCGAGTTTGCCCGCAATGTTCTGGGGTGGGAAG ATGCGAGCTCCACAGAATTTTATCCTAAATCCAAACACCCAGTG GTGATTGACATGCCAGAGCATAACCCAGGACAGATGGGTGGGACTATGAGGTTGGGGAAGAGGCGGACCATTTTCAAAACTGACGACAGTGTCATGA AAAAACTGTATGGTGGATTTGAGTATATTGAAGAAAGGCACAGACACAGATTTGAG GTGAATCCTGAGCTGAAGCACCACTTTGAAGCTAAGGGTCTGAAGTTTGTTGGTCaggatgaggagggagagagaatggaGATAATTGAATTGGAAG GTCACACTTACTTTGTTGGAGTGCAGTATCATCCCGAGTTTACCTCTAGACCCATCAAACCATCGCCTCCGTATTTTGGTCTACTGCTGGCTGCTGTAGGAAAACTCCAGAGCTACCTGGCCAAGGGCTGTCACCTTTCTCCACG GGACACCTACAGTGactgcagtgacagcagctctCCTGAAACGGATATCTTGGAGCTGAACTTTCCCTCTTTATAG
- the LOC115044859 gene encoding CTP synthase 1-like isoform X2: protein MKQAKVSVDDDGAEPQVCVIELGGTVGDIESMPFIEAFRQFQFKVKRENFCNIHVSLIPMPNTTGEQKTKPTQNSVRELRGLGLSPDLIMCRCATALETAVKEKISMFCHVEPTQVVCVHDVSSVYKVPLILENQGVVNYFCQRLNLPVDMRHRKMHTKWKEMADRADRFLEHVSIALVGKYTKLSDSYTSVIKALQHSALAINHKLEVKYIDSADLEPATLKDEPVKYHEAWQKLCSSNGVLVPGGFGVRGTEGKILAINWARRQGKPFLGVCLGMQLAVCEFARNVLGWEDASSTEFYPKSKHPVVIDMPEHNPGQMGGTMRLGKRRTIFKTDDSVMKKLYGGFEYIEERHRHRFEVNPELKHHFEAKGLKFVGQDEEGERMEIIELEGHTYFVGVQYHPEFTSRPIKPSPPYFGLLLAAVGKLQSYLAKGCHLSPRDTYSDCSDSSSPETDILELNFPSL, encoded by the exons ATGAAGCAGGCCAAAGTTTCAGTGGATGATGATGGTGCGGAGCCTCAAGTCTGTGTGATAGAG CTGGGAGGCACAGTGGGGGACATTGAAAGCATGCCCTTCATTGAGGCCTTCAGACAGTTCCAGTTCAAGGTGAAGAGGGAGAATTTCTGCAACATCCATGTCAGCTTGATACCAATG CCCAACACAACAGGAGAgcaaaaaaccaaaccaacccAAAATAGTGTCCGCGAGCTCAGAGGGTTGGGCTTGTCGCCGGATTTG ATTATGTGCCGCTGTGCAACAGCCCTCGAGACAGCTGTCAAGGAGAAGATCTCCATGTTTTGTCATGTGGAGCCCACACAG GTGGTCTGTGTCCACGATGTTTCTTCAGTATATAAAGTCCCTCTCATACTGGAGAACCAGGGTGTTGTGAACTACTTCTGTCAGCGGCTGAACCTGCCTGTCGATATGAGGCacagaaaaatgcacacaaagtgGAAGGAGATGGCTGATAG AGCCGACCGCTTCCTGGAGCACGTTTCAATCGCCTTGGTTGGGAAGTACACCAAGCTATCTGACTCCTACACATCCGTTATTAAGGCCCTTCAGCACTCAGCCCTTGCTATTAATCACAAACTGGAGGTCAAG tACATCGACTCTGCAGACCTGGAGCCAGCCACTCTCAAAGATGAGCCAGTGAAATATCATGAAGCCTGGCAAAAGCTCTGCAGTTCTAA TGGTGTGTTGGTACCAGGAGGTTTTGGTgtgagagggacagagggaaaGATACTGGCTATTAACTGGGCAAGGAGACAGGGCAAGCCCTTCCTGG GGGTATGTTTGGGCATGCAGCTGGCAGTGTGCGAGTTTGCCCGCAATGTTCTGGGGTGGGAAG ATGCGAGCTCCACAGAATTTTATCCTAAATCCAAACACCCAGTG GTGATTGACATGCCAGAGCATAACCCAGGACAGATGGGTGGGACTATGAGGTTGGGGAAGAGGCGGACCATTTTCAAAACTGACGACAGTGTCATGA AAAAACTGTATGGTGGATTTGAGTATATTGAAGAAAGGCACAGACACAGATTTGAG GTGAATCCTGAGCTGAAGCACCACTTTGAAGCTAAGGGTCTGAAGTTTGTTGGTCaggatgaggagggagagagaatggaGATAATTGAATTGGAAG GTCACACTTACTTTGTTGGAGTGCAGTATCATCCCGAGTTTACCTCTAGACCCATCAAACCATCGCCTCCGTATTTTGGTCTACTGCTGGCTGCTGTAGGAAAACTCCAGAGCTACCTGGCCAAGGGCTGTCACCTTTCTCCACG GGACACCTACAGTGactgcagtgacagcagctctCCTGAAACGGATATCTTGGAGCTGAACTTTCCCTCTTTATAG